One Saprospira sp. CCB-QB6 genomic window carries:
- a CDS encoding enoyl-CoA hydratase-related protein — MSDLLLKKQEGAILELSLNRPKQYNSFNRPMALALIAALEEAAADQSIRVIVLTAQGKGFCAGQDLNEVTDPNNGINFEAILEEHYNPIIRLIRRTEKPVIAALQGVAAGAGANIALACDFVVCSEKASFTQAFSKIGLVPDSGGSYILPRLVGWQRANAMLMLSEKFTAQEALELGMIYKVVAAEELTTATQQLAERLANMPGQALGWTKRLLNASITNTLEEQLELESDLQIKAGYSADFKEGVAAFLEKRAPKFNQDK, encoded by the coding sequence ATGTCTGACTTACTACTAAAAAAACAAGAAGGGGCCATTTTAGAGCTGTCGCTCAATCGTCCCAAACAATATAATAGTTTCAATCGCCCGATGGCTTTGGCCCTTATTGCCGCTTTAGAAGAAGCTGCTGCGGACCAAAGTATTCGGGTGATTGTGTTAACGGCCCAGGGCAAAGGCTTTTGCGCTGGCCAAGATCTCAATGAAGTTACCGACCCCAATAATGGGATTAACTTTGAGGCCATTTTAGAAGAGCACTACAATCCCATTATTCGTCTAATTCGCCGTACCGAAAAGCCTGTGATTGCCGCTTTGCAAGGAGTGGCTGCTGGCGCTGGGGCCAATATTGCTTTGGCTTGTGATTTTGTAGTTTGTAGCGAAAAGGCCAGCTTTACCCAAGCCTTTAGCAAAATTGGTTTGGTACCCGATAGCGGCGGAAGCTACATTTTACCTCGTTTGGTGGGCTGGCAAAGAGCCAATGCTATGCTTATGCTCAGCGAGAAGTTTACTGCTCAAGAAGCTTTGGAACTAGGGATGATTTATAAAGTAGTGGCCGCAGAAGAATTAACAACAGCTACTCAACAATTGGCGGAGCGCTTGGCCAATATGCCCGGCCAAGCTTTGGGTTGGACCAAACGTCTGCTGAATGCTTCTATTACAAATACTTTAGAAGAACAACTCGAACTAGAATCAGACCTACAAATTAAAGCAGGCTATTCGGCTGACTTTAAGGAAGGGGTGGCCGCTTTTTTAGAAAAACGTGCCCCAAAATTTAATCAAGACAAATAA
- the paaD gene encoding 1,2-phenylacetyl-CoA epoxidase subunit PaaD: MAVQIAAVEGYLAQVKDPEIPVLSVLDMGVVRAIRPFEEEGVEIDLTPTYSGCPAMSTISFDIIAELEAQGIHPVKINMVLSPAWTTDWLTEEGRKKLRAYGIAPPEGQAGRIDALFGEAPQPACPRCDSRNTKQLSQFGSTACKALYQCQDCKEPFDYFKCH; this comes from the coding sequence ATGGCGGTACAAATCGCAGCAGTAGAAGGCTATTTGGCCCAGGTCAAAGATCCCGAAATTCCGGTCCTATCGGTTTTGGATATGGGGGTGGTTCGGGCCATTCGTCCCTTTGAAGAAGAGGGGGTAGAAATCGACTTGACGCCGACTTATTCGGGCTGTCCCGCTATGAGTACCATTTCATTTGATATTATAGCGGAACTAGAGGCCCAAGGCATTCATCCCGTAAAAATCAATATGGTGCTTAGTCCAGCTTGGACCACCGACTGGCTCACGGAAGAGGGCCGGAAAAAACTGCGGGCTTATGGCATTGCTCCTCCCGAGGGGCAGGCGGGCCGGATTGATGCACTTTTTGGGGAAGCTCCACAACCCGCTTGCCCCCGTTGCGATTCTAGAAATACGAAGCAGTTGAGCCAATTTGGTTCTACGGCTTGCAAGGCCTTGTATCAATGCCAAGATTGCAAAGAGCCTTTTGACTACTTTAAATGTCATTAA